A region from the Methylocystis iwaonis genome encodes:
- a CDS encoding carboxyl transferase domain-containing protein, with protein sequence MAALETSIDTRSSEFSHNRDAMTAQVERLRAISRKIREGGGEEARERQRRRGKMLVRERIDALIDPLSPFLEVGQFAAHDMYDGKLACAGVVAGIGRINGRECMIIANDATVKGGVYFPMTVKKHLRAQEIAAQNRLPCLYLVDSGGANLPTQDEVFPDREHFGRIFYNQARMSAQGIAQIAVVMGSCTAGGAYVPAMCDETIIVRNEGTIFLAGPPLVEAATGEVVSAEELGGAETHCRRSGVADYLAENDAHAIALAREAVATLPHQRAARCENPPMQPRHDPAELYGAVPADLRKQFDVKEVIARIVDGSEFDEFKALYGPTLVTGFARIWGYPVGIIANNGILFPESALKAAHFIELCAQRKIPLVFLQNTTGFMVGSKVEAEGVAKEGAKMVTAVSTAAVPKLTVVIGASFGAGNYAMCGRAFSPNFLWMWPNARIGVMGGAQAASVLSRLRRQTMQSRGEEWSLEQEREFAAPIQANYERQSDPLYSSARLWDDGVIDPADTRRVLALALSASANAKIEDTHFGLFRM encoded by the coding sequence ATGGCGGCGCTGGAGACGTCGATCGATACGCGTTCCTCAGAATTTTCGCACAACCGCGACGCAATGACGGCGCAGGTCGAACGGCTGCGCGCCATCTCCCGCAAAATTCGAGAAGGCGGGGGAGAGGAAGCACGCGAGCGGCAGCGGCGGCGCGGGAAAATGCTCGTCCGGGAGCGCATCGACGCGCTGATCGACCCGCTGTCGCCCTTCCTGGAGGTCGGACAATTCGCGGCGCATGATATGTATGACGGCAAGCTGGCCTGCGCTGGCGTCGTGGCTGGAATCGGCAGGATCAACGGCCGTGAATGCATGATCATTGCGAATGACGCAACGGTGAAGGGCGGCGTCTATTTTCCAATGACCGTCAAGAAACATTTGCGCGCGCAGGAGATCGCAGCACAAAATAGGCTGCCCTGCCTGTATCTGGTCGATTCAGGCGGCGCCAATCTCCCCACGCAAGACGAAGTCTTTCCCGACCGCGAGCATTTCGGGCGTATTTTCTACAACCAGGCGCGAATGTCGGCGCAGGGCATTGCGCAAATCGCCGTGGTGATGGGCTCCTGCACGGCCGGCGGCGCTTATGTCCCCGCCATGTGCGACGAGACCATCATTGTGAGAAACGAAGGAACCATCTTTCTCGCCGGCCCGCCGCTCGTCGAAGCGGCCACGGGAGAGGTTGTGAGCGCCGAAGAGCTAGGCGGCGCCGAGACGCACTGTCGACGCTCGGGCGTGGCCGATTACCTCGCGGAAAATGACGCGCACGCCATCGCGCTCGCTCGCGAAGCCGTCGCCACTCTGCCGCACCAACGCGCAGCGCGTTGCGAGAATCCACCGATGCAGCCGCGCCACGATCCGGCGGAGCTTTATGGCGCCGTTCCCGCCGATTTGCGCAAGCAGTTCGATGTCAAGGAAGTCATCGCGCGCATTGTCGATGGATCGGAGTTCGACGAATTCAAAGCCCTTTATGGCCCCACTCTTGTGACCGGATTTGCGCGCATCTGGGGCTATCCCGTTGGGATCATCGCAAACAATGGCATTCTCTTTCCAGAGAGCGCGCTCAAGGCTGCGCATTTCATCGAGCTTTGCGCACAGCGCAAAATCCCCCTCGTCTTCTTGCAGAACACCACCGGCTTCATGGTGGGGAGCAAAGTCGAAGCGGAAGGCGTCGCCAAGGAAGGAGCGAAGATGGTGACGGCGGTGTCGACGGCTGCGGTGCCGAAACTCACGGTCGTTATCGGCGCCAGCTTCGGCGCCGGCAATTACGCAATGTGCGGCCGGGCTTTTTCGCCGAATTTCCTCTGGATGTGGCCAAACGCGCGCATCGGCGTGATGGGCGGCGCCCAGGCTGCCTCGGTGCTGTCCCGTTTGCGCCGCCAGACCATGCAATCGCGCGGCGAAGAATGGTCTCTCGAACAAGAGCGAGAATTCGCTGCGCCGATCCAGGCGAATTACGAACGGCAAAGCGACCCGCTCTATTCGAGCGCCCGGCTTTGGGACGACGGCGTCATCGATCCCGCCGATACGCGCCGCGTTTTGGCGTTGGCGCTGTCCGCAAGC